A part of Oncorhynchus clarkii lewisi isolate Uvic-CL-2024 chromosome 17, UVic_Ocla_1.0, whole genome shotgun sequence genomic DNA contains:
- the LOC139370005 gene encoding guanine nucleotide exchange protein smcr8a-like isoform X1 has product MIGSPDVLAFTSEGDLGGYPDAQVLPEEFSLPLLPLSHPWTSPAHFNRDFILVAEFSEQVGPLPVRTIPDDPRVIGSFDLNHFSLRIMSVDYQAVAPGPQPHHQTASPSLQTLPRLAFSEDSRVVLGDSKEGAFAYVHHLTLYDLEARGFVRPFCMAYVSADERKIMLQFQELSLLFSRASECLKTGNRRAFACELQRKLHDLEYTRTILQATLQRISNESAEIREEAELQKTANELASVDRSILDHRSLLHQVTSYPNRKLKDPGFLPYDPSLIPETLSLTPDPPSPSYTPQLVSGALLGGGGWSARRFDRRLKPLEELSDCYFLSLTLEQLGNAERRLRGDQSVLHNRRITHRLSRTLSHTQFLFQLWDQEEEEDLEEEGAGLEGGSGVMSHPVAGAGPPSLESFFSCVEEVSIKLETGSGGAEPTLDPEGEGVTVETSPGSVSSGDSIEVLGTERSYRTQGLTHVELRELSGGLDQGEGCDVVRSCAPAEVWMRRDVRSLARRANSEDSIEIISTSDSIFPDDLIFNAITEEEPEEHGIMGSVIQEEEEEEAAGEDTPIQQHSTLGIVVHEEEEHTRHQRILGNIVQTEGKEELEDTPTRLHSTLGIEVRELEEEKPERWDTPAPTSEPQRTLVHQVSVEGSSQQYEGHHANGEVRGQAGRDSRRVVVPDLQVNFSIPLRLDVRGRGSGGRRLLGDTAYRLSVDEASDCMSNISTSPSSSLPPTHLHGNHSASNPRRHQRQRRKAGPGALKFLRQNSFSQNAVFCLLSGRPLVVIGGEEGSVRRTVTALSLYLPSPGRYGDAVQPYLATPLQLTDLLTWRLIGIHRTSPTAPSMLHSLARYGRYLAVLDLDQRTLRSPAYHGHLIGRLANPHTLIGRGSTYLLHVESCLAELTAKAFLFSCSPDLSTLTSGRAQSSPGGQAPPICHSHSDLQLPSLPGEDDDFTLTQRRRDFLCGRGFSGEDDLRVMHFLSDLIKQHHAGSGPPALRFSYSAVPLHRNTTT; this is encoded by the exons ATGATTGGATCTCCTGATGTGCTGGCCTTCACCAGTGAAGGGGATTTGGGGGGGTACCCAGATGCCCAGGTCCTGCCAGAGgagttctccctccctctccttcccctctctcacccctggACCTCCCCTGCCCATTTCAACAGGGACTTCATACTGGTGGCTGAGTTCTCAGAACAG GTGGGTCCCCTACCGGTCCGGACCATCCCTGATGACCCCAGAGTGATCGGTTCCTTCGACCTGAACCATTTCTCTCTACGCATCATGTCTGTCGACTACCAAGCCGTAGCCCCTGGTCCTCAGCCACACCACCAGACAGCTAGTCCTTCCCTCCAGACCCTCCCCCGTCTGGCCTTCTCAGAG GACTCCAGGGTGGTGCTGGGTGACTCTAAGGAGGGGGCGTTTGCCTACGTTCACCACCTGACGCTCTATGACCTGGAGGCCCGAGGCTTCGTCCGCCCGTTCTGCATGGCCTACGTCTCTGCCGATGAGAGGAAGATCATGCTGCAGTTCCAGGAGCTGTCGCTCCTCTTCTCCCGCGCCTCCGAGTGCCTGAAGACCGGAAACCGACGGGCCTTCGCCTGCGAGCTGCAGAGGAAGCTTCATGACCTAGA GTACACACGAACCATCCTTCAAGCAACGCTTCAAAGGATATCCAATGAGAGTGCGGAGATCAGGGAGGAGGCGGAGCTGCAGAAGACGGCCAACGAGCTTGCTAGCGTGGATCGTTCCATCCTGGACCACAGATCCCTCCTCCACCAGGTCACTTCCTATCCCAACAGGAAGTTAAAAGACCCTGGCTTTCTGCCCTACGACCCCTCCCTGATCCCAGAGACCCTCTCCTTGACTCCtgatcccccctccccctcatacACCCCCCAGCTGGTTTCCGGGGCGTTGCTAGGGGGCGGGGGCTGGTCAGCGAGGCGGTTCGACCGCCGTCTGAAGCCGTTGGAGGAGCTGAGCGACTGCTACTTCCTGTCTCTGACGCTAGAACAGCTGGGCAATGCAGAACGCCGTCTCCGTGGAGACCAGAGTGTTCTACACAACCGTCGTATCACACACAGGCTCTCCAGGACGCTTTCACACACACAGTTCCTGTTCCAGCTCTGggaccaggaggaggaggaggacctggaggaggagggggcgggGCTAGAGGGAGGAAGCGGCGTGATGTCACATCCTGTGGCGGGGGCGGGACCACCGAGCCTGGAGTCGTTCTTCTCCTGCGTGGAGGAGGTGTCAATCAAACTGGAGACAGGAAGTGGAGGGGCGGAGCCGACACTTGATCCTGAGGGAGAAGGAGTAACCGTGGAGACGAGCCCAGGCAGCGTGAGCAGCGGAGACAGCATTGAGGTTCTGGGGACGGAGCGCTCGTATAGAACACAGGGACTAACCCACGTGGAACTCAGAG agtTGTCTGGTGGGTTGGATCAGGGTGAAGGCTGTGATGTGGTGCGGAGTTGTGCCCCTGCGGAGGTGTGGATGAGACGTGACGTGCGGTCCCTGGCACGGAGGGCGAACAGCGAGGACAGTATTGAGATCATCAGCACCTCAGACTCCATCTTCCCCGACGACCTCATCTTCAACGCCATCACAGAGGAGGAGCCTGAGGAGCATGGAATCATGGGTAGTGTAatccaggaagaggaggaggaggaggcagcaggTGAGGACACGCCCATTCAGCAGCACAGCACCCTGGGTATTGTAGTTCACGAGGAGGAGGAGCACACTCGGCACCAGAGAATCCTGGGTAATATAGTCCAGACGGAGGGAAAGGAGGAGCTGGAGGACACTCCCACTCGGCTGCACAGCACCCTGGGTATTGAAGTCCGGGAATTGGAGGAGGAGAAGCCAGAGAGATGGGACACTCCGGCCCCCACGTCTGAGCCCCAGAGAACTCTGG TCCACCAGGTGTCAGTAGAGGGCTCCTCCCAGCAGTACGAGGGTCACCATGCCAACGgcgaggtcagaggtcaggctgggcGTGACAGCAGGCGGGTGGTGGTGCCTGACCTCCAGGTGAACTTTTCTATCCCCTTGAGGTTAGATGTTAGAGGTCGGGGGTCAGGGGGGCGGCGGTTGCTAGGCGACACCGCTTACAGGCTGAGTGTAGATGAGGCATCGGACTGTATGAGCAACATCAGcacctctccatcttcctctctgcCCCCCACACATCTCCATGGCAACCACAGCGCTAGTAATCCGCGACGACATCAGCGCCAGAGGAGGAAGGCGGGTCCTGGAGCCCTCAAGTTCCTGCGGCAGAATTCCTTCTCCCAGAATGCCGTGTTCTGCCTGCTAAGTGGACGGCCGCTGGTGGTGATTGGTGGAGAGGAGGGTTCCGTGAGGAGGACGGTCACTGCCCTCTCGCTCTACCTGCCTTCACCTGGTCGCTATGGAGATGCTGTGCAGCCTTACCTGGCCACGCCCCTTCAGCTGACAGACCTGCTCACCTGGAGACTCATCGGAATCCACAG GACGTCTCCTACAGCTCCCAGCATGCTTCACTCTCTGGCTCGTTACGGACGGTACCTGGCCGTGCTGGACCTGGACCAGCGTACACTGAGAAGCCCCGCCTACCACGGACACCTCATTGGCCGGCTGGCCAACCCCCACACTCTGATAG GTCGTGGCAGCACCTACCTTCTCCACGTGGAGAGCTGCCTCGCTGAGCTGACCGCTAAGGCCTTCCTGTTCTCCTGTTCTCCTGACCTTTCAACTCTAACATCGGGTAGAGCTCAGAGTTCACCTGGGGGTCAGGCACCACCCATCTGCCACAGCCACTCGGACCTCCAGCTTCCCAGCCTCCCCGGGGAGGACGATGACTTCACGCTGACTCAGCGTCGCAGGGACTTCCTGTGTGGGCGGGGTTTCAGCGGGGAGGATGACCTCCGGGTGATGCACTTCCTGTCTGACCTCATCAAACAGCACCACGCAGGAAGTGGTCCTCCGGCCCTCCGCTTCTCCTACAGTGCCGTCCCTTTACATAGAAACACCACAACATAG
- the LOC139370005 gene encoding guanine nucleotide exchange protein SMCR8-like isoform X2, translating to MIGSPDVLAFTSEGDLGGYPDAQVLPEEFSLPLLPLSHPWTSPAHFNRDFILVAEFSEQVGPLPVRTIPDDPRVIGSFDLNHFSLRIMSVDYQAVAPGPQPHHQTASPSLQTLPRLAFSEDSRVVLGDSKEGAFAYVHHLTLYDLEARGFVRPFCMAYVSADERKIMLQFQELSLLFSRASECLKTGNRRAFACELQRKLHDLEYTRTILQATLQRISNESAEIREEAELQKTANELASVDRSILDHRSLLHQVTSYPNRKLKDPGFLPYDPSLIPETLSLTPDPPSPSYTPQLVSGALLGGGGWSARRFDRRLKPLEELSDCYFLSLTLEQLGNAERRLRGDQSVLHNRRITHRLSRTLSHTQFLFQLWDQEEEEDLEEEGAGLEGGSGVMSHPVAGAGPPSLESFFSCVEEVSIKLETGSGGAEPTLDPEGEGVTVETSPGSVSSGDSIEVLGTERSYRTQGLTHVELRELSGGLDQGEGCDVVRSCAPAEVWMRRDVRSLARRANSEDSIEIISTSDSIFPDDLIFNAITEEEPEEHGIMGSVIQEEEEEEAAGEDTPIQQHSTLGIVVHEEEEHTRHQRILGNIVQTEGKEELEDTPTRLHSTLGIEVRELEEEKPERWDTPAPTSEPQRTLVHQVSVEGSSQQYEGHHANGEVRGQAGRDSRRVVVPDLQVNFSIPLRLDVRGRGSGGRRLLGDTAYRLSVDEASDCMSNISTSPSSSLPPTHLHGNHSASNPRRHQRQRRKAGPGALKFLRQNSFSQNAVFCLLSGRPLVVIGGEEGSVRRTVTALSLYLPSPGRYGDAVQPYLATPLQLTDLLTWRLIGIHRTSPTAPSMLHSLARYGRYLAVLDLDQRTLRSPAYHGHLIGRLANPHTLIG from the exons ATGATTGGATCTCCTGATGTGCTGGCCTTCACCAGTGAAGGGGATTTGGGGGGGTACCCAGATGCCCAGGTCCTGCCAGAGgagttctccctccctctccttcccctctctcacccctggACCTCCCCTGCCCATTTCAACAGGGACTTCATACTGGTGGCTGAGTTCTCAGAACAG GTGGGTCCCCTACCGGTCCGGACCATCCCTGATGACCCCAGAGTGATCGGTTCCTTCGACCTGAACCATTTCTCTCTACGCATCATGTCTGTCGACTACCAAGCCGTAGCCCCTGGTCCTCAGCCACACCACCAGACAGCTAGTCCTTCCCTCCAGACCCTCCCCCGTCTGGCCTTCTCAGAG GACTCCAGGGTGGTGCTGGGTGACTCTAAGGAGGGGGCGTTTGCCTACGTTCACCACCTGACGCTCTATGACCTGGAGGCCCGAGGCTTCGTCCGCCCGTTCTGCATGGCCTACGTCTCTGCCGATGAGAGGAAGATCATGCTGCAGTTCCAGGAGCTGTCGCTCCTCTTCTCCCGCGCCTCCGAGTGCCTGAAGACCGGAAACCGACGGGCCTTCGCCTGCGAGCTGCAGAGGAAGCTTCATGACCTAGA GTACACACGAACCATCCTTCAAGCAACGCTTCAAAGGATATCCAATGAGAGTGCGGAGATCAGGGAGGAGGCGGAGCTGCAGAAGACGGCCAACGAGCTTGCTAGCGTGGATCGTTCCATCCTGGACCACAGATCCCTCCTCCACCAGGTCACTTCCTATCCCAACAGGAAGTTAAAAGACCCTGGCTTTCTGCCCTACGACCCCTCCCTGATCCCAGAGACCCTCTCCTTGACTCCtgatcccccctccccctcatacACCCCCCAGCTGGTTTCCGGGGCGTTGCTAGGGGGCGGGGGCTGGTCAGCGAGGCGGTTCGACCGCCGTCTGAAGCCGTTGGAGGAGCTGAGCGACTGCTACTTCCTGTCTCTGACGCTAGAACAGCTGGGCAATGCAGAACGCCGTCTCCGTGGAGACCAGAGTGTTCTACACAACCGTCGTATCACACACAGGCTCTCCAGGACGCTTTCACACACACAGTTCCTGTTCCAGCTCTGggaccaggaggaggaggaggacctggaggaggagggggcgggGCTAGAGGGAGGAAGCGGCGTGATGTCACATCCTGTGGCGGGGGCGGGACCACCGAGCCTGGAGTCGTTCTTCTCCTGCGTGGAGGAGGTGTCAATCAAACTGGAGACAGGAAGTGGAGGGGCGGAGCCGACACTTGATCCTGAGGGAGAAGGAGTAACCGTGGAGACGAGCCCAGGCAGCGTGAGCAGCGGAGACAGCATTGAGGTTCTGGGGACGGAGCGCTCGTATAGAACACAGGGACTAACCCACGTGGAACTCAGAG agtTGTCTGGTGGGTTGGATCAGGGTGAAGGCTGTGATGTGGTGCGGAGTTGTGCCCCTGCGGAGGTGTGGATGAGACGTGACGTGCGGTCCCTGGCACGGAGGGCGAACAGCGAGGACAGTATTGAGATCATCAGCACCTCAGACTCCATCTTCCCCGACGACCTCATCTTCAACGCCATCACAGAGGAGGAGCCTGAGGAGCATGGAATCATGGGTAGTGTAatccaggaagaggaggaggaggaggcagcaggTGAGGACACGCCCATTCAGCAGCACAGCACCCTGGGTATTGTAGTTCACGAGGAGGAGGAGCACACTCGGCACCAGAGAATCCTGGGTAATATAGTCCAGACGGAGGGAAAGGAGGAGCTGGAGGACACTCCCACTCGGCTGCACAGCACCCTGGGTATTGAAGTCCGGGAATTGGAGGAGGAGAAGCCAGAGAGATGGGACACTCCGGCCCCCACGTCTGAGCCCCAGAGAACTCTGG TCCACCAGGTGTCAGTAGAGGGCTCCTCCCAGCAGTACGAGGGTCACCATGCCAACGgcgaggtcagaggtcaggctgggcGTGACAGCAGGCGGGTGGTGGTGCCTGACCTCCAGGTGAACTTTTCTATCCCCTTGAGGTTAGATGTTAGAGGTCGGGGGTCAGGGGGGCGGCGGTTGCTAGGCGACACCGCTTACAGGCTGAGTGTAGATGAGGCATCGGACTGTATGAGCAACATCAGcacctctccatcttcctctctgcCCCCCACACATCTCCATGGCAACCACAGCGCTAGTAATCCGCGACGACATCAGCGCCAGAGGAGGAAGGCGGGTCCTGGAGCCCTCAAGTTCCTGCGGCAGAATTCCTTCTCCCAGAATGCCGTGTTCTGCCTGCTAAGTGGACGGCCGCTGGTGGTGATTGGTGGAGAGGAGGGTTCCGTGAGGAGGACGGTCACTGCCCTCTCGCTCTACCTGCCTTCACCTGGTCGCTATGGAGATGCTGTGCAGCCTTACCTGGCCACGCCCCTTCAGCTGACAGACCTGCTCACCTGGAGACTCATCGGAATCCACAG GACGTCTCCTACAGCTCCCAGCATGCTTCACTCTCTGGCTCGTTACGGACGGTACCTGGCCGTGCTGGACCTGGACCAGCGTACACTGAGAAGCCCCGCCTACCACGGACACCTCATTGGCCGGCTGGCCAACCCCCACACTCTGATAGGCTA G